In Arthrobacter citreus, a single genomic region encodes these proteins:
- a CDS encoding histidine kinase, giving the protein MATAAMGTKLQIGANNITELNSIGGMELSADTLETTNLDSNGWKTFIQGLKDGGEVQIAGTFNPADTTGQIAIYNAFNTGALTPFTILFPATLGASWSFSGIVTNVKTDAQKEDFIPFEATIKVSGQPSLGLTPSGGLTGLSLTGTGGTLTPTFNNGIYTYAFSGVTATAVTVTANAANHTLALFIDGVFSQVLTSGSPSASIPMSVIGSKMLTILATESGKTQKVYEVAVVKTS; this is encoded by the coding sequence ATGGCTACAGCTGCAATGGGTACCAAATTACAAATTGGTGCAAATAATATTACAGAACTTAATTCAATTGGTGGAATGGAACTTTCTGCGGATACACTTGAGACAACAAACCTTGATAGTAATGGTTGGAAAACGTTTATTCAAGGCTTAAAAGACGGTGGGGAGGTACAAATTGCGGGCACATTTAATCCTGCAGATACAACAGGACAGATTGCTATATATAACGCTTTTAATACAGGGGCATTGACACCATTTACAATCCTATTCCCTGCTACATTGGGCGCAAGTTGGTCATTCAGTGGGATTGTAACTAATGTGAAAACAGATGCACAAAAAGAAGATTTCATTCCATTTGAAGCAACTATTAAAGTGAGTGGACAGCCTTCACTTGGTCTGACACCATCTGGCGGATTAACAGGTTTATCATTAACGGGTACAGGTGGCACCTTAACGCCTACATTTAATAATGGTATTTACACATATGCATTTAGTGGAGTTACAGCAACTGCAGTAACAGTTACTGCAAATGCCGCAAACCATACATTAGCACTTTTCATTGATGGTGTATTCTCACAGGTATTAACAAGTGGATCACCTTCTGCTTCAATTCCGATGTCAGTGATTGGTTCTAAGATGTTGACAATTTTAGCAACTGAATCTGGTAAAACACAAAAAGTTTATGAAGTTGCAGTTGTTAAAACTTCTTAA
- a CDS encoding phage holin family protein, whose translation MNIDVISLLPKLIQTGLLFYFLVKFLDFVTGLLKTWKGVSQYKSRVMRDGIIRWIGELVGIVFVLALDIVLGLNFYLTGFTLALFIYKEGGSIVENLRAIGVVLPAQVEDKLKSFDKGEIQNDVEK comes from the coding sequence ATGAATATAGATGTTATTTCGTTATTACCAAAGTTAATTCAAACAGGTTTACTATTTTACTTTCTAGTTAAATTCTTGGATTTCGTCACAGGTCTATTGAAGACTTGGAAAGGTGTTTCGCAATACAAATCTAGAGTCATGAGAGACGGAATTATTCGATGGATTGGTGAACTTGTTGGGATTGTATTTGTACTGGCTCTAGATATAGTTCTAGGGCTAAATTTTTATTTAACAGGGTTTACACTAGCCCTTTTTATCTATAAAGAAGGTGGAAGTATTGTAGAGAATTTAAGAGCGATTGGTGTAGTACTTCCTGCTCAAGTAGAAGACAAATTAAAATCATTCGATAAAGGAGAGATTCAAAATGACGTGGAGAAATGA
- a CDS encoding Abi family protein — MKPFKTHRQQLTILRDRGLIISNGSKAMRILERENYYGLINGYKNFFLQVDANGRCITPEIYKPGAKFEEIYELYSLDRDFRNLFLEYLLKFETSIKSEISYRFTESYQSQNSYLDIKNYSRDPKKLKDVLGVMSSISYTISKYGKARNQNPIKHYLDQHDGVPLWVLVNYLTFGNIQYFYLSLNFSIQNTISRDYAIHFNRDYGTQIHFTPDMLENILKTFNFFRNVCAHEERLYSFKIHKPSRSSDIANALNIPVNLLDKGNLFTVISSLKLVLPKKEHKELVRKFKKLISEYSNKFSSTSINDILLKMGFDSTWESYF, encoded by the coding sequence TTGAAACCATTTAAAACACATAGACAACAGCTAACCATTCTTCGTGATAGAGGATTAATTATTAGTAATGGTTCTAAAGCAATGCGTATATTAGAACGTGAGAATTATTATGGATTAATAAATGGCTATAAGAACTTCTTTTTACAAGTTGATGCAAACGGACGCTGTATTACTCCTGAAATATATAAGCCCGGCGCCAAGTTTGAAGAAATTTATGAATTATACTCTTTGGATAGGGATTTTAGAAATCTATTCTTAGAATATTTACTGAAATTTGAGACAAGTATAAAATCTGAAATTTCATATAGATTTACTGAGTCTTATCAGAGTCAAAATTCATATCTAGATATAAAAAACTATTCTCGCGATCCCAAAAAACTAAAAGACGTATTAGGTGTAATGTCGTCTATATCTTATACAATTTCTAAATATGGAAAAGCAAGAAATCAAAATCCTATAAAACACTACTTAGATCAACATGACGGTGTTCCTCTGTGGGTACTCGTAAATTATCTAACGTTCGGCAACATTCAATATTTTTACCTTTCACTAAATTTTTCAATTCAAAATACAATATCTCGTGATTATGCAATTCATTTTAATAGAGACTATGGAACGCAAATTCACTTCACGCCTGATATGTTAGAAAACATTTTAAAAACTTTTAATTTTTTTAGAAATGTTTGTGCGCATGAGGAAAGATTATACAGTTTTAAGATTCATAAACCCTCAAGGAGTTCAGATATTGCAAACGCGCTTAATATACCTGTCAATTTACTAGATAAAGGGAATTTATTTACAGTTATTTCTTCCTTAAAGTTAGTACTTCCAAAAAAGGAACATAAAGAATTAGTTCGCAAATTTAAAAAGTTAATAAGTGAATATTCTAATAAATTCTCATCAACTAGTATTAATGACATTTTATTAAAAATGGGTTTTGATAGTACTTGGGAAAGCTACTTTTAA
- a CDS encoding FRG domain-containing protein — MNIEDYFIKEVYFENVKELFQELSPFGKYGSLLRGHVFRGESSNSYQLIPSALREDKKIKLNALSNYTLTEEQFDIEFFQQQSELHLLKKFYTLADERGIPTPDIPFMRNDVLNKFPSFLNGKISSKWIPDELLELATLAQHYGVPTRLIDWSLSHMTSLYFAASGALTKSEENKNEYMVLWALNYEHIEYLKDTTIRIPLRLIKPTYSRNPNILAQKGVLSCWEYENMLTRLNYFQMPEVINTRINRAPLDQLLENYVLQNNINMVDSNSNYIVLLYKFYIPIKDAHTLYHALIKLNYGADCIYAGLNGVYRRMDDDSKFDIEKIDSSQIPFI, encoded by the coding sequence ATGAACATTGAGGATTACTTTATTAAAGAAGTATACTTTGAGAATGTTAAGGAGTTATTTCAAGAATTATCACCTTTTGGGAAATACGGAAGTTTATTAAGGGGCCATGTATTTAGAGGAGAATCCAGTAATTCATATCAGTTAATCCCAAGTGCACTTCGAGAAGATAAAAAGATTAAGTTAAACGCTTTAAGTAATTACACCCTTACAGAAGAGCAATTTGATATAGAATTTTTTCAACAACAATCTGAATTACATCTACTTAAAAAATTCTATACACTAGCTGATGAGAGAGGAATACCTACACCAGATATACCATTTATGCGAAATGATGTACTGAACAAATTTCCTTCTTTCTTAAATGGAAAAATAAGCAGTAAATGGATACCAGATGAGTTACTAGAATTAGCTACTTTAGCACAGCATTATGGTGTTCCAACACGACTTATCGACTGGAGCTTAAGTCACATGACATCATTATATTTTGCAGCATCTGGGGCATTAACTAAAAGTGAAGAAAATAAAAATGAGTACATGGTTTTATGGGCATTAAATTATGAGCATATAGAGTATCTGAAAGATACTACAATTAGAATACCATTGCGTTTAATAAAACCAACATATAGTAGAAATCCTAATATATTAGCCCAAAAGGGAGTGCTATCTTGTTGGGAGTATGAGAATATGCTGACTAGGCTTAATTATTTTCAAATGCCTGAAGTTATTAACACACGGATTAATAGAGCACCTTTAGACCAATTATTAGAAAATTATGTGTTGCAAAATAATATTAATATGGTCGATTCAAATTCAAACTATATAGTGTTACTTTATAAGTTTTATATACCAATTAAGGATGCTCACACATTGTATCATGCTTTAATCAAATTAAATTATGGTGCTGATTGTATCTACGCTGGACTAAATGGAGTGTATAGAAGGATGGACGATGATTCAAAATTTGATATTGAAAAGATTGATAGTTCTCAAATTCCTTTTATCTAA
- a CDS encoding helix-turn-helix transcriptional regulator codes for MKCNLEKIILKKGFKKGFIAKEIGVTPQHFSKWIKGELYPPADKLFRLAKLLSCTVDEMYTDEE; via the coding sequence ATGAAATGTAATCTAGAAAAGATCATATTAAAAAAAGGCTTTAAGAAAGGCTTTATTGCAAAGGAAATTGGAGTAACACCACAGCATTTCAGTAAGTGGATCAAAGGAGAATTATACCCACCAGCTGATAAATTATTTAGGTTAGCTAAATTATTAAGTTGTACAGTTGATGAGATGTATACAGATGAAGAATAA
- a CDS encoding M23 family metallopeptidase: MKVNITCRYGEISKSHPHGHTGIDFSFPEGSPIQAIKSGVAHVVDYGNKNIGKGVIIKHSDGSKDIYGHLSEINIKEGQHIYAGDEIGLTGNTGHSTGPHLHFGMKDVQGHYIDPSYHINGILNQAQTHHWYDFLTTAKGVLYNIAVDPKGWVYEQVIKFIEGAWIDVLQNCISALPFCAIVGGSVYILVNLFSKKLAKASFISTIIYGMIISNMG, from the coding sequence ATGAAAGTTAATATAACTTGTCGGTATGGTGAGATAAGTAAGTCACATCCTCATGGTCATACAGGTATTGATTTCAGTTTTCCAGAAGGATCACCAATACAAGCAATTAAAAGTGGCGTTGCTCATGTTGTGGACTATGGAAATAAAAACATCGGAAAAGGAGTTATTATTAAACATTCTGATGGTAGCAAAGATATATATGGGCATTTAAGCGAAATCAATATAAAAGAAGGTCAACATATTTATGCAGGTGATGAAATAGGATTAACAGGTAATACGGGGCATAGTACAGGACCACATTTACATTTTGGGATGAAAGATGTACAAGGTCATTATATTGATCCTAGCTATCATATAAACGGCATTTTAAATCAAGCTCAAACTCATCATTGGTATGACTTTTTAACAACTGCAAAAGGTGTTTTATATAATATCGCTGTAGATCCGAAGGGGTGGGTATATGAGCAAGTCATTAAATTTATTGAAGGTGCTTGGATTGACGTCTTGCAAAATTGCATTAGTGCATTACCTTTCTGTGCCATTGTGGGTGGTAGTGTGTACATCCTTGTTAATCTCTTTAGTAAGAAACTGGCGAAAGCGAGCTTCATTAGTACAATAATTTACGGAATGATTATTTCGAATATGGGGTGA
- a CDS encoding ATP-dependent DNA ligase, with protein sequence MFIEPMLLQNADKPFDSNNHYFELKSNGVRVMLERQDGKNKLFNRNGTEITERIPELENIDLDDCYLDGVLVCYCDGKEDFEAVTNRVSFIQENKILQGSKQFPLTYIAFDILRHKNKNLIKEPLSYRKNILSKTLVDQDSIKKSFYIESEGTMFFEQIKTLGLEGIVAKSKDSTYIPAHRSLSWLKIINWRYGNYYITGYKKQGMGLLISEAINGEFVNVGLVEFGMNTGQKTAFFSITKHIKTGEDKNYIYVEPFVRCVIKSRGQLNNGELIEPIFHDFIV encoded by the coding sequence ATGTTTATTGAACCGATGCTATTACAAAATGCTGATAAACCATTTGACTCAAATAATCATTATTTTGAATTGAAATCAAATGGTGTTCGAGTAATGCTTGAAAGACAGGATGGAAAGAATAAACTTTTTAATCGAAATGGTACCGAGATCACAGAAAGAATTCCTGAACTCGAAAATATCGACTTAGATGATTGTTACTTAGACGGTGTATTAGTTTGTTATTGCGACGGAAAGGAAGATTTCGAAGCGGTAACAAATCGAGTAAGCTTTATTCAAGAGAATAAAATATTGCAAGGAAGTAAGCAATTTCCATTAACATATATTGCTTTTGATATTTTACGTCATAAAAATAAAAATTTAATAAAAGAACCATTATCCTATCGAAAGAATATCCTTTCAAAAACCCTAGTTGATCAGGATTCGATTAAAAAGAGTTTTTATATTGAATCTGAAGGAACAATGTTTTTTGAACAAATTAAAACACTTGGACTAGAAGGTATTGTAGCTAAATCTAAGGACTCTACTTATATACCAGCACACCGATCTCTAAGTTGGCTAAAAATTATTAACTGGCGATATGGTAATTACTATATAACAGGATATAAAAAACAAGGAATGGGATTATTAATCTCTGAAGCCATAAATGGTGAATTTGTAAACGTGGGTCTAGTAGAATTCGGAATGAATACTGGTCAGAAAACGGCCTTCTTTAGTATAACGAAGCATATAAAAACTGGAGAAGATAAAAATTATATTTATGTAGAACCTTTTGTTCGATGCGTGATAAAAAGTAGAGGGCAATTAAATAACGGAGAATTAATTGAACCTATTTTCCATGACTTTATTGTTTAA